The Pseudomonadota bacterium genome includes a region encoding these proteins:
- a CDS encoding adenylate kinase — translation MKIVLLGAPGAGKGTVAKLLTDYDGSVQISTGDILRNAVKAGSELGKKAQGYMERGELVPDELIMDIMGVRLKEPDCEKGFILDGFPRTIPQAEALKNLLVKLNLKLDKVIDLDVPKDVILDRLTTRRTCSNPDCQEIYNIKSKPPAPDGTCLKCGSPAVQRADETVEAITKRLETYNEKTTPLIDFYRKEGLLKSISSLSSEEIVAKIKDSN, via the coding sequence ATGAAAATTGTTTTATTGGGGGCACCCGGTGCCGGCAAGGGTACTGTTGCAAAATTATTGACAGATTATGATGGTTCGGTTCAGATCTCAACAGGGGACATCCTGAGAAATGCAGTAAAGGCAGGGTCCGAGCTTGGCAAGAAGGCTCAAGGGTATATGGAGCGCGGCGAGCTTGTCCCCGATGAGCTTATCATGGATATAATGGGGGTAAGATTAAAGGAGCCTGATTGTGAAAAAGGCTTTATCCTTGATGGTTTTCCCAGAACTATTCCTCAGGCCGAGGCGTTAAAGAACCTGCTTGTGAAGCTTAACCTGAAACTTGACAAAGTGATTGATCTTGATGTGCCGAAAGATGTTATACTCGACAGGCTGACTACCCGCAGGACCTGCTCAAACCCTGATTGTCAGGAAATATACAACATTAAAAGCAAGCCGCCTGCACCGGACGGCACCTGTCTGAAATGCGGCTCACCTGCGGTACAACGTGCCGACGAAACAGTAGAAGCCATCACAAAACGACTTGAGACATACAATGAGAAAACGACACCCCTTATAGACTTTTACAGGAAAGAAGGGCTTTTAAAATCTATAAGTTCCCTTAGCAGTGAGGAGATTGTCGCAAAGATTAAAGACAGCAATTAA
- a CDS encoding polyprenyl synthetase family protein gives MELGTFLHDKRIIVDDVLKDIFSSLQTTPGTLRDAMEYSLFSNGKRIRPILAIATCEANGKTSDDLLPIACAIEMIHTYSLIHDDLPSIDNDDIRRGKPTCHKVFGDAIAILAGDGLLTEAFRIMTDNHYTYRISPKILKQIIFEVASAAGANGMVGGQVMDVLYDGKEGTKNILNFIHMHKTTALIRASVRTGAITGGAKVKELKKFTKYAESIGLAFQITDDILDAEGNEDIVGKRLKKDSGKQTFIKHYGIVASKIKVEQLIEEAIEAIEFLGENSKILSALAGYICNRVS, from the coding sequence GTGGAACTGGGAACATTTCTTCACGATAAAAGGATTATTGTAGATGACGTCTTGAAGGACATCTTTTCATCCTTGCAGACAACGCCCGGCACACTTAGAGACGCCATGGAGTACTCACTGTTCTCCAATGGAAAAAGAATCAGACCCATACTTGCTATAGCCACATGCGAAGCCAACGGCAAAACGAGCGATGACTTGCTCCCCATTGCCTGCGCTATCGAGATGATACATACATACTCCCTTATTCATGACGACTTGCCAAGCATTGACAATGATGACATAAGACGCGGTAAACCCACCTGTCATAAAGTATTCGGTGATGCAATCGCCATTCTGGCAGGCGATGGTCTCCTGACTGAAGCTTTCAGGATTATGACCGACAACCATTATACTTACAGAATCAGTCCAAAGATACTGAAACAAATTATCTTTGAGGTTGCTTCGGCTGCCGGTGCTAACGGTATGGTTGGCGGCCAGGTTATGGATGTGCTCTACGATGGTAAGGAAGGGACAAAGAATATCCTTAATTTCATTCACATGCATAAAACTACAGCCCTTATCAGGGCTTCTGTGCGAACAGGTGCAATAACAGGAGGAGCAAAGGTTAAAGAACTAAAAAAATTTACGAAATATGCCGAATCCATAGGTCTTGCCTTTCAGATTACCGATGATATATTAGATGCAGAAGGCAATGAGGATATCGTAGGGAAAAGACTTAAAAAAGACTCCGGCAAACAGACCTTTATAAAACATTATGGCATAGTGGCATCAAAAATAAAGGTAGAACAGCTTATTGAAGAAGCGATAGAGGCTATAGAATTTCTGGGAGAGAATTCAAAAATACTCTCTGCCCTTGCAGGGTATATCTGTAACAGGGTTTCCTGA
- the xseB gene encoding exodeoxyribonuclease VII small subunit: protein MKFEEGLKKLEGIVKTLDEGNISLDEALTLFKEGLSLTKDLSKRLDEIEKKVEILIKKEDGSTGKKPFLQEDI, encoded by the coding sequence ATGAAATTTGAAGAAGGACTGAAAAAACTCGAAGGCATAGTAAAAACGCTTGATGAGGGTAATATCTCTCTTGATGAGGCGTTAACACTTTTTAAAGAAGGGCTTTCATTAACAAAGGACCTTTCAAAAAGACTTGATGAGATTGAAAAGAAAGTCGAAATTCTTATAAAAAAAGAAGACGGCTCAACAGGAAAGAAGCCATTCCTTCAGGAAGATATTTAA